A stretch of DNA from Candidatus Pseudomonas phytovorans:
TGTGACTGATCATCCTCTCAGACCAGTTACGGATCGTCGCCTTGGTGAGCCATTACCTCACCAACTAGCTAATCCGACCTAGGCTCATCTGATAGCGCAAGGCCCGAAGGTCCCCTGCTTTCTCCCGTAGGACGTATGCGGTATTAGCGTTCCTTTCGAAACGTTGTCCCCCACTATCAGGCAGATTCCTAGGCATTACTCACCCGTCCGCCGCTGAATCGAAGAGCAAGCTCTTCTCATCCGCTCGACTTGCATGTGTTAGGCCTGCCGCCAGCGTTCAATCTGAGCCATGATCAAACTCTTCAGTTCAATACTGCTTGGGTTTTTAAGAAACCCTAAACTTGGCTCAGCAATCTCAAATGACTATGTGATTTCTCGCATGGTCACTTGTGATGCTGATAATCTTTTTGACTATCAGTCCATACTCACAAGCACCCACACGAATTGCTTGATTCAATTTGTTAAAGAGCGTTTGGTTAAGAGCTTTTCGTCTCAACCGAGGCGCGCATTCTACGCTTTCCTCAGAGCCTGTCAAGCGTTTATTTTGAAGTTTTTTGCGAGAATCTCGTTCAACTTCAAACACTTGGCTCGCTGCGATCTCTCGTAGCGGGAGGCGAATAATACAGCGTTTAAATCCGCTGTCAACTGCCTTTATCACCGCTGCCGATCTTTCGATCGAAGCCCTTACAGCGCCTTTCGAATCGTCTAACTCATTGAATCTCAAGGAGTTTGTCGTTCCGTTGTCGCTGGAAGTGGGGCGCATTATAAGGGGATTCGAAACCCCGTCAACCTTTAATTTCAACAAACTTCAATATCGCTGAAAAACAAAGCGGGGAGGCCTATCGGCCTCCCCGCTTTAGCTACCTGCCTTTAGAGGCTAGGGAATGCAAACTGCGACGCTTCATGGCTAGCCCGCTGCGGCCAGCGCTGGGTAATTGCCTTGCGACGGGTATAGAAGCGCACCCCGTCCGGCCCATAGGCATGCAGGTCACCAAACAGCGAACGCTTCCAGCCGCCAAAGCTGTGGTAAGCCACCGGTACCGGCAGCGGCACGTTCACACCCACCATGCCCACTTCGATCTCGTCACAGAACAGGCGCGCCGCTTCACCGTCACGGGTGAAAATGCAGGTACCGTTGCCATATTCGTGATCGTTGATCAGTTGCATGGCCTGTTCCAGGCTATTCACCCGCACAATGCACAGGACCGGCCCAAAGATCTCTTCTTTATAGATACGCATCTCGGGGGTCACTTTGTCGAACAGCGTGCCGCCCACGAAGTAGCCATCTTCATTGCCGGCTACCCGGAACCCACGGCCGTCCACCACCAACCTGGCACCCGAAGCCACACCGTCATCTATATAGCCCACTACCTTGTCACGCGCAGCGGCGGTCACCAGCGGGCCCATGTCCAGGCCGCACGAGGTGCCGGCACCAATCTTCAGTGCCTTGATCTGCGGTTCCAGCTTGGCAATCAATGCATCGGCAACCTGGTCGCCCACGCATACCGCCACCGAAATCGCCATGCAACGCTCGCCGCACGAACCATAGGCCGCGCCCATCAGCGCGCTGACGGCGTTGTCCAGGTCGGCATCGGGCATCAGCACCGCGTGGTTCTTCGCGCCACCCAGGGCTTGCACGCGCTTGCCGCGCTTGGTGCCTTCGGCATAGATGTACTCGGCGATCGGCGTTGAACCGACGAAGCTCAGCGCTTTGACTTCTGGCGCTTCGATCAGCGCATCCACCGCTTCCTTGTCACCGTGCACTACGTTCAGGATGCCCTTCGGCAGGCCGGCTTCCAGCAGCAGCTGGGCAATGTAAAGGGTCGAGCTCGGGTCACGCTCGGAAGGTTTGAGGATGAAAGCGTTGCCGCAGGCGATGGCCAGCGGGTACATCCACAGCGGCACCATGGCCGGGAAGTTGAACGGAGTGATACCGGCAACAACGCCCAATGGCTGGAAGTCGGACCAGGCATCAATGTTCGGGCCTACGTTACGGCTGTACTCGCCCTTCAGCACTTCTGGCGCTGCGCAGGCGAACTCGACGTTCTCGATGCCGCGCTTCAGTTCGCCGGCCGCGTCTTCAACGGTCTTGCCATGCTCTTCGCTGATCATCTGCGAGATCTTGGCTTCGTTCTGCTCCAGCAGTTGCTTGAAGCGGAACATCACCTGGGCGCGCTTGGCCGGCGGGGTGTTGCGCCAGGCCGGGAAGGCCGCCTTGGCGGAGTCGATCGCTTCCTGCACGGTAGCCCGACTGGCCAGCTCGACCTTGCGTACCGCCTGGCCAGTGGACGGATTGAAGACATCGGCGGTGCGCTCACCTTTGGAAACCAGCTCGCCATGGATCAGGTGCTGAACAATGCTCATGCAAAACTCCAGATAAAGAAGGAAGAGCCAGGCGCGCGATACGTGCACGCACCTGGTATCAAAATCGGAAAGATCAGTCGATCAGGTTCAGGTTTTCGCCGACTGCGTCGAACAGGCGGTCCAGCTCCTGCGGCGTAGTGTTGAACGTTGGGCCGAACTGCAGAGTGTCGCCGCCGAAGCGTACATAGAAGCCTGCCTTCCACAGTTTCATCGCCACTTCGTACGGGCGGACGATGGCATCACCGTCACGGGCGGCGATCTGGATGGCGCCTGCCAGGCCGTAGTTACGGATATCGACGACGTTCTTGGTGCCCTTCACGCCGTGCAGCAGCTTCTCGAAGTGCGGCGCCAGTTCGGCGGCAGACTGCACCAGGTTTTCTTTCTGCAGCAAGTCCAGCGCGGCGATACCGGCGGCACAGGCAACAGGGTGGGCCGAGTACGTGTAGCCGTGCGGGAACTCCACAGCGTATTCCGGCGTCGGCTGGTTCATGAAGGTCTGGTAGATCTCGCTGCTGGCAATCACCGCGCCCATTGGAATGGCGCCGTTGGTTACCTGCTTGGCAATGCACATCAGGTCCGGGGTAACGCCAAAGGCTTCAGCGCCGGTCATCGCGCCCATGCGCCCGAAGCCGGTGATGACTTCGTCGAAGATCAGCAGGATGTTGTGCTGGGTGCAGATTTCACGCAGGCGCTTCAGGTAACCCTTCGGCGGCGGCAGTACACCGGCCGAACCCGCCAGCGGCTCGACGATCACCGCAGCGATGTTGGAGGCATCGTGCAGCTCGATCAGCTTGAGCATTTCGTCAGCGAGGGCAATACCGCCCTCCTCCGGCATGCCCTTGGAGAAGGCGTTCACCGGCAGCACGGTGTGAGGCAGGTGGTCGACATCCAGCAACTGGCCGAACATCTTGCGGTTACCGTTGACGCCACCCAGGCTGGTACCGGCGATGTTCACGCCATGGTAGCCACGGGCACGGCCGATCATCTTGGTCTTGGTCGCCTGGCCTTTCAGGCGCCAGTAGGCACGCACCATTTTCAGCGCGGTATCGGCGCACTCGGACCCGGAGTTGGTGTAGAAGACGTGGTTCAGATCGCCAGGCACCAGATCCGCAATCTTTTCCGCCAACTGGAAGGACAGCGGGTGGCCGAACTGGAACGCCGGGGAGTAGTCCAGGGTGCCCAGCTGGCGGGTCACCGCGTCGGTGATTTCCTTGCGGGTGTGCCCGGCGCCACAGGTCCACAGGCCAGACAGCGCGTCGAAAATCTTGCGCCCCTGGTCATCGACCAGGTAGTTGCCTTCGGCCGCCACGATCAACCGTGGGTCGCGGTGGAAGTTACGGTTGGCGGTGTAAGGCATCCAGTGGGCATCCAGCTTGAGCTGGCTGGCGATACCGGCGGTAGCGGTTTCGGGCATGTTCATCGGCGGTTCCTCGGAAGACGATTAGGCAGCGATGGATCTTGTTGCAGCTAAATTGGCACGGCGATAAAGTCTGAAAAAGCCAACATTTCTAATCTTCAGACAGGCCGTGACTAAACTGATGAGCCGACGCCCCGATCCACTCGCCCAAGTCAGCGATTTCGACATCCGCCTGCTGAAAATCTACCGCAGCGTCGTCGAGTGCGGTGGCTTCTCGGCCGCCGAGAACGTGCTGGGCATCGGCCGCTCGGCCATCAGCCAGCAAATGAACGACCTTGAGCAGCGCCTCGGCCTGCGCCTTTGCCAACGAGGACGCGCCGGTTTCTCGCTGACCGAGGAAGGCCGTGAGGTCTACCATTCGGCACTGCAACTGCTCAGCGCCCTGGAAAGCTTCCGCACCGAGGTGAACGGCCTGCACCAGCACTTGCGTGGCGAATTGAACATTGGCCTGACCGACAATCTGGTAACCCTGCCGCACATGCGCATCACCCATGCCTTGGCCGAACTGAAGGACCGCGGGCCCGATGTGCGTATCCAGATCCGCATGGTCGCCCCCAGCCAGGTGGAGCACGGTGTGCTCGACGGCAGCCTGCATGTCGGCGTGGTACCCCAGACCAGCCCGCTGTCGGGCCTTGAATATCAGCCGTTGTACAGCGAACGCTCGCTACTGTACTGCGCGGTTGGCCATCCACTGTTCTATGCCGATGACCAGCAGATCGACGACGAACGCCTCAACAGCCAGGAAGCCATTACCCCCACCTTCCGCCTGCCCGCCGACATCCAGGCCCATTACCAGGCGCTGAACTGCACGGCCAGTGCTTCGGACCGCGAAGGCATGGCGTTTCTCATCCTCACCGGGCGCTACATCGGCTACCTGCCCGACCACTACGCCACGTTCTGGGTGCAGCAAGGCCGCTTGCGCGCCCTCAAGCCGCAACAGCGCTTCTATGACCTGAGCCTGAGCTGGGTCACGCGCAAGGGCCGGCGACCGAATCTGGTGCTGGAAAGCTTCCTCGACAGCCTGGCTGCGACACGTTGATGCCAGTCCTTGCCGCAAATGCTTGTCAGTTCGGCGCAGGCAGGTAATCTTGTCCGACAGCCGCAGCCACTGACCCGTACGGAATCGTCCATGACCCTAGAAGTCCCTGCGCACCGCCTCTCCACCTCGGGCAAGCCCGCGGGCCGCATCCGCCAGAAAAACGAACAGGCCATTATCCAGGCCGCCGAGGACGAGTTCGCCCGCCATGGTTTCAAGGGCACCAGCATGAACACCATTGCCCTCAAGGCGCAGTTGCCCAAGGCCAACCTGCATTACTACTTCACCAACAAGCTGGGCCTGTACATTGCCGTGCTCAGCAACATCATCGAGTTGTGGGACAGCACCTTCAACGCCTTGAGCGTCGAGGACGACCCGGGTGAAGCCCTGAGCCAGTACATCCGCACAAAGATGGAGTTCTCGCGCCGCAACCCACAGGCCTCGCGGATTTTCGCCATGGAAGTGATCAGCGGCGGCACCTGCCTGACCGAGTACTTCAGTGCCGACTACCGCGAGTGGTTTCGTGGCCGGGCTGCCGTGTTCCAGGCCTGGATCGAAGCCGGCAAGATGGACCCGGTCGACCCGGTGCACCTGATTTTCCTGCTCTGGGGCAGCACCCAGCATTACGCCGACTTCGCCACCCAGATCTGCCAGGTCACCGGCCGCAGCCGCTTGACCAAGCAGGACATGGAAGACGCGAGCAATAACCTTATCCACATCATTTTGAAGGGCTGCGGCATCAAGCCGGCTGTGTAACCGTCATTTATGCCTTCTACCCTGCTCGACCTCTGCGAATATCGCGAGGACATCCGCAAAAGCCGCTTCATCACTCTCGCCGGGCCGATCAGCAGTGCCGCCGAAGCGATGAGTTTCATCGAGCGCCACAGCGACCTGGCCGCCACCCACAACTGCTGGGCCTGGAAACTCGGCGCGCAGTACCGTAGCAACGATGACGGCGAACCCGGTGGCACCGCAGGCCGGCCGATCCTGGCCGCCATCGAAGCGCAGGACTGCGACCAGGTCGTGGTGCTGGTGATCCGCTGGTACGGCGGCATCCAGCTGGGTACCGGTGGCCTGGCCAGGGCCTATGGGGGCGGCGCCAACAAGTGCCTGCAACAGGCGCCCAAGCGGCTGCTGGTGCACCGCAGCGAATTCGCCTGCAGTTGCAGTTTCAGCGAACTGGCACTGGTGAAGCTGCGCCTGGCGGAGGTTGACGGCCTGGTACTGGATGAACAGTTCACCGCCAATGGCGTGGACCTGTTGATTGCGCTCGGTGACGCCCACCTGGCGCCTCTGCAGCAGCAACTGGCCGATCTGAGCCGCGGGCGCATTATGCTCGAAGCGCGCTGAACATTGCCCACAACAACTGTGGGCCCGCCTGTGGATAACCTTGGGGCAGTCGCTTGCACGCTACTGTTTTCAAGGCTCACAGAGCTTTGATCATATTTTGATCACTGTTTGATGACAGCCGCAAACTGCTGAAAGCTCGCGAGTTATCCCCAACAAGCGTCCAGGCGGGTCTGACTGCCTCGCCGTAGGCTTGCACACAATAACTGTGGACCAGCCTGTGGATAAGCCGTGCGCTAACGGGCGAAGCGCCCGGCCACGCAAGGGCGTGGCCCTACTGATCGTTTTTTAGCCAGTCGGCGGGTAAGCCTTGAGAGTGCCTGGGCTGCTTTGCGACTCACAGTTGCACTATGCTCAATTCCTTTTTCCTACATCGATAAAGGAATGTTCCTATGGCTAATTCAAAAACCGCCCTCATCATCGGCGCCTCGCGCGGGCTTGGCCTGGGCCTGGTACAACGCCTGCACGAAGACGGCTGGAACATCAC
This window harbors:
- a CDS encoding aspartate aminotransferase family protein; protein product: MNMPETATAGIASQLKLDAHWMPYTANRNFHRDPRLIVAAEGNYLVDDQGRKIFDALSGLWTCGAGHTRKEITDAVTRQLGTLDYSPAFQFGHPLSFQLAEKIADLVPGDLNHVFYTNSGSECADTALKMVRAYWRLKGQATKTKMIGRARGYHGVNIAGTSLGGVNGNRKMFGQLLDVDHLPHTVLPVNAFSKGMPEEGGIALADEMLKLIELHDASNIAAVIVEPLAGSAGVLPPPKGYLKRLREICTQHNILLIFDEVITGFGRMGAMTGAEAFGVTPDLMCIAKQVTNGAIPMGAVIASSEIYQTFMNQPTPEYAVEFPHGYTYSAHPVACAAGIAALDLLQKENLVQSAAELAPHFEKLLHGVKGTKNVVDIRNYGLAGAIQIAARDGDAIVRPYEVAMKLWKAGFYVRFGGDTLQFGPTFNTTPQELDRLFDAVGENLNLID
- a CDS encoding TetR/AcrR family transcriptional regulator encodes the protein MTLEVPAHRLSTSGKPAGRIRQKNEQAIIQAAEDEFARHGFKGTSMNTIALKAQLPKANLHYYFTNKLGLYIAVLSNIIELWDSTFNALSVEDDPGEALSQYIRTKMEFSRRNPQASRIFAMEVISGGTCLTEYFSADYREWFRGRAAVFQAWIEAGKMDPVDPVHLIFLLWGSTQHYADFATQICQVTGRSRLTKQDMEDASNNLIHIILKGCGIKPAV
- a CDS encoding LysR family transcriptional regulator, which encodes MMSRRPDPLAQVSDFDIRLLKIYRSVVECGGFSAAENVLGIGRSAISQQMNDLEQRLGLRLCQRGRAGFSLTEEGREVYHSALQLLSALESFRTEVNGLHQHLRGELNIGLTDNLVTLPHMRITHALAELKDRGPDVRIQIRMVAPSQVEHGVLDGSLHVGVVPQTSPLSGLEYQPLYSERSLLYCAVGHPLFYADDQQIDDERLNSQEAITPTFRLPADIQAHYQALNCTASASDREGMAFLILTGRYIGYLPDHYATFWVQQGRLRALKPQQRFYDLSLSWVTRKGRRPNLVLESFLDSLAATR
- a CDS encoding IMPACT family protein; translated protein: MPSTLLDLCEYREDIRKSRFITLAGPISSAAEAMSFIERHSDLAATHNCWAWKLGAQYRSNDDGEPGGTAGRPILAAIEAQDCDQVVVLVIRWYGGIQLGTGGLARAYGGGANKCLQQAPKRLLVHRSEFACSCSFSELALVKLRLAEVDGLVLDEQFTANGVDLLIALGDAHLAPLQQQLADLSRGRIMLEAR
- a CDS encoding CoA-acylating methylmalonate-semialdehyde dehydrogenase, whose protein sequence is MSIVQHLIHGELVSKGERTADVFNPSTGQAVRKVELASRATVQEAIDSAKAAFPAWRNTPPAKRAQVMFRFKQLLEQNEAKISQMISEEHGKTVEDAAGELKRGIENVEFACAAPEVLKGEYSRNVGPNIDAWSDFQPLGVVAGITPFNFPAMVPLWMYPLAIACGNAFILKPSERDPSSTLYIAQLLLEAGLPKGILNVVHGDKEAVDALIEAPEVKALSFVGSTPIAEYIYAEGTKRGKRVQALGGAKNHAVLMPDADLDNAVSALMGAAYGSCGERCMAISVAVCVGDQVADALIAKLEPQIKALKIGAGTSCGLDMGPLVTAAARDKVVGYIDDGVASGARLVVDGRGFRVAGNEDGYFVGGTLFDKVTPEMRIYKEEIFGPVLCIVRVNSLEQAMQLINDHEYGNGTCIFTRDGEAARLFCDEIEVGMVGVNVPLPVPVAYHSFGGWKRSLFGDLHAYGPDGVRFYTRRKAITQRWPQRASHEASQFAFPSL